CCCTCTCTTATCATCATGTCTATCTTGTATGCGTACTCAATATGCATATCAAGCGGATGAAAATAGGCAAAAATCTTATTCAGCGAATATTGCTTAATCTCTGGTGGCTGGTTTATTTCATCCTTTTTATAGTAGGGCTCTTTGAGCATCTCAAGAGTTAGCGTATCTCCATCTTTGATTGGCGGTAGGGCTTCAATCAAAGGATTACCCCTATATTGTGTCGGAATTTGTTTTTTATACTTAGCTTTTTTAAACTTAATCACCTCTGTTAAACTTCTTATTTCTTAATTTACGAAGCTTGTCAGCCATAGCCTTTTTGGAGCTGTCAGGCTCTTTGCGATTTATGCTAATAACCTCAGCTTGATTTGATTCTGATGCCACATCATTTTCTTTTTGTCTCTGAAAAGTTTTTTCCAAAGCTCTATTGCTTCTAATCTCCTTTGTCCTTTTAGTCTTGCTTTCAGTATGAATAACTTTGTCAGCTTTAGCCTTTGCTTCACTTAATATTTTTTTAGACTGTTCATGAGCATTCAGGCTATCAAGAAGAGCATTACTCTCGTCCATAGCTTTTTGATGTTCTAAACATTCCTGATAGAACACATAATCTTCAAGATTATATTTGAGTATATCTGAGTCCATAGTCGGGTAAGCTCTGTGATACTTTTTCTTATAAAAAACATAAGCTTCACGTGGGTTTCTAGGATTATAAGCTAAATCAACTTTAACTGATTTCTTCCCTTCTTTACGTACAAACCACCCCTCTTGCATAGCGATTGGAAAAGTATAGAAGAGGTCTTCATGGTGCCTTATACCACTTTCAGTCACCAAAGCTTTTTTGTGAAAAAGCAGAGATGCTTTTAGTTGTTCGAGATCAACCTCTCTTAAAAGACCAGCTCTCTTCTTTATTCCCCATGACCAAAGATCTTTTGGTTTAAACATTATATCCGCTTTGGCCAATTGATCATCGAATGGGTATCTATTTATTATGGTGCGGTTATGCAGGATTATCTTAGGTATAAGATACGCTATAAATTCATTTAAGTTCATCTTGGCATCAAGCCTGTAATCCTCTCCACCTCTTTGCCTATGATCTGGCATCACAAACCCAGGCAACTCAGGTTTAACTTTTTCATTAATAGTCCTGAAAAACCTTTCAACAATACCTTTGGCATCAGCTCTATAAGTCCCCGTAGTTTGAACTTTAATACCAAAATTCCTTATCATATTTTCAGGTGTTATACCTTTCATTTCGCCATTATCACCGAGAAAGGTTGCAGGCAGATTCTCAACAGGCCAGTCTTCTTTCTCTATCTCAACGCCATACTTTTTACAGAACTCGACCTTGTCTTCACCGCAGTTGATAATAGCCATACTAGCTCCGGCCATTGAAGGTCCTTCCAGACCGATATACATACCAGCAACCATACGGCTGAATACATCAACACAGAAATATATTACTGGTCTGCCTATGATTTTCTTTCGATTGAACTCTGAAACTAGATATACATCACCAACAGTAGCGTCAATCTGATATTTTGAACCTGGTCCATAAGCTTCTTGTGTTGAATTCCCTAGAATAGGTCTATGGTCTTTCTCATAAGCCTTGTCGCCCTTAACAGCCCTTAGTTGTGCCTCAAGTCCGAATTCTTCATTATATCTTCTTACAAATTGCCTGTAAGATGGTATATATTGAGTCCCCTCAGTCTTTCTGATTTCATCTGCAAAATACTCGTTTCGCATATTCTCGTATGCTTTCTGCAGACTGATTTTATCAGCGTCTTTGTTACGTTCTCTGAAAACTGTCATGAATATTTTCATTATTTCAGGTGTAATCTTAATGCTTTGGATCCTGTTAGCATTCTTTGGTTTTCTACCAGGCAACTTTGCATCTGCACTACGATTCCCTGTTCCACAGTTATGATAATCAGGTACCAATGCATTCTTGGTCATGCCCCTCTGCCAGTATTGCTTGAGGTATGCGTATATATATTTTTCTGACGACACTTTCTTACTGACAACACCCGCAACCAACTTACCACGCAGACTTCGATTAAAGATATCCGGCACTTTATTAACCAGATCTTTGATAATTTCCCACCTCTTGTCTCTTATAGACTCAGCTTTTTCTGTGAATTCTCCTTCTACAAGGGCACTGTATTGATCTGTAATAGGTTTATACTCTTCTATTTCAGGCATCATCATCATTACTGGAAAGGAATTACCATCGATGTCTATAACAAAAGCCTTACTATAATCCTCTTCTATCCAGAGAATACGAATAGTATCGCCGGTGTCAGATATAAGTACTTGATTTACAGCGATCATGCCATCTTCTCCTTGACGTCAAGTATGATATTTACTTCGTCTGCTGAGATGCCAATATTGAACTTCTGAAACATATCAATTGAAACGATCTTGTTCGCTATCAAACTCTTATAAATTAAAAGAGCCGTGCCTATTTCAAGGCCAAAAACTTCATCGGTTTCTTCTAATATAGCATCCACTGTGGATTTCGATGTAGATAGGCGCTTGATTATATAATTAATGACTTGAGTGTTATTATATTCTTCTAGGGCATATTTCGCAGGATGCACGATTTCGAGATTTTTAGCATATATATCATCTATCTCGTTTCTAGTTGCTATGCCCCAACTAATACCTTTCCTCTGCCAATATATCTGTTCAATGCTGAACTTTACTATTACGTTCTCATTTTCCAGATCTTTAGCTTCCTTAACCGTTCTTGCAGCATAACTACCGTCTTTCAACAGTACTAAAAAGTCAGTACTCATAACCTGATATGTATCGTGCATATAAGGGTGTCTAAGGCCAGTTTCATTTGCTATTTTGATTGTCTCATCTCGATCAAGCGGGTACTGCTCTCGAATATCCAAGATGTTATCATGCCATTCAAGAAACAGAAAATAGTAGTATTCAAGATCAGAAAGGAGATGGTGTTCTCTTTGTGTTTTCCAGCCGAGAGGCCTATTAGACCTGCTTTGAGAGGAAGGCACATCACGGACAGTCAGCCAAGGCTTATAATTTTCATACTCGCCTGTGCCGCGTCCTTCAGCTATGCGTTTAAGTATTGTTTTTTCGTCGAATATTGTAGCCATAATACAAGCGTAACACTTAAAATGTAATTTTACATTTTATTTAGCCACTTGCCGACATATTTTTCAGCTTTCTAACTTATATTACTACTTGCAAACTTTATTTTACCAACACACAAAATGTTGTGGTAAAATAAAATCTGAAAGCTTTTCGCAGATAAATTACTGTCAAATACATTAACCAACAAACCTTAGTATAGAGTCCGAAAGTAACTATTCTGAGCAAGCTCATTATTATTCAGTATAATTAGTTGGAAATAAATGTGTCCATTATCTTACTCATAAGTGGCATAAAAGTAAGTCTTTAAAACTCAGTTATGCAACGTATAAAATATTACCTTATATGATAGTTGGTTATGCATTGTAAATGGTGGCATATTTTAAACGAACACAACAGCGTTTCCGCAATGCGTAGTTTCCAATATATTTTACTACTTGCCGACTTGTTTATCAGCTTTCCAACTTATATTACAATTTGCAGACTTTATTTTACCTACACACAAAACACAACATTATCAACACGGATTATTCTACTGTAACTGACTTGGCAAGATTCCTGGGTTGGTCAACATCCAGCCCCAAGAGGTGTGCACAGTGATAAGAAAATAGTTGAGTTGCCACTACTGTGGGAAAAACTGACAGCTCTTCAATAATATCCGGAATCTCTATCATATAGTCACATATGTCTTTCAGCCCTTCGTCACCCTCTGTCACCACAGCGATAACGATGCCATCTCTGGTTTTGACTTCTTCAACATTTGAAGCAACTTTTTCATAAACTGAAGATTTAGGACAGAGGACAAAAACAGGAAGAGTTTTATCTATCAACGCTATCGGACCGTGCTTCATCTCACCTGCTGCATAACCCTCAGCATGTATATAAGAAATCTCTTTAAGTTTCAGAGCTCCTTCCAGCGCAACAGGGAAATTAACGTTACGCCCAAGATACAGAAAATCGCTTGCATCTTTAAATTGCTTTGCGAGAGAAAGGATCAGGTCATCTTTGCTAAGAACATTTTCTATGACTTCAGGCAGCCTCACAACTTCGGCAAGATATCTTCCGCACTCATCTCTGGAAAGTATTTTACGTTCCTGTCCCAGAAACATAGCAAACATAAACAGACTTATCACCTGAGTTGTAAATGCCTTTGTGGAAGCAACGCCGATCTCCGGACCTGCATGTGTATATATAACACTGTCGGACTCTCTGGATATAGATGATCCGACAACATTGCAGACAGACATAATTTTTGCGCCCATCTTTTTAGCAACCCGAAGAGCGGAAAGGGTATCCGCTGTCTCACCGGACTGAGTAATGGCGACAAAAAGAGTTTTCTCATCAATAACAAGACTTCTATATCTGAACTCAGAAGCGATATCTACCTCTACAGGCATCTTTGCAAATTTCTCAATGTAAAATTTTGCAATAAGTCCTGCATGCCAGCTCGTTCCGCATGCGACAATAACTATTCTGTTCAGATCCTTAACCGCATCTTTAATAATATTAAAATCAGGGAAGCTGACACTGCTGTTTTCAAGGGAATAGTTCCCCCTTATAGTGTCAATAATTGCTCTGGGCTGTTCGTATATTTCTTTCTGCATGAAGTGGTTATAGCCTGCCTTCTCTGCCATCACAGGATTCCAGTCTATCATTCTCACTTCGCGGTTAACAGATTTACCGTCATTATCATAAATGACAAAACTGTCTTTTTTTAAAACTGCAAGGTCGCCTTCTTCCAGAAATACAAACTCTCGTGTATATGAGAGCACTGCGGGGATATCGCTTGCTGCAAACATCTCTCCGTCGCCAATACCGATCACAAGCGGGCTGTCTTTCCGGCCTATTATAAGCATATCCGGCTCTGACATACTTATTACAGCGAGTCCGTAAGAACCTATGATCTGCCTGAGAGAATGCTGTACCGCATCCTTCAGGTCGCCGTCATAGTTTGATTTTATAAGGTGAGCTACTACTTCTGTGTCTGTTTCAGAGTGAAAGATATACCCTTTCTCCTTCAGCATAGTTTTAAGCTCAAGGTAGTTTTCGATTATTCCATTATGAACTATAGCAAGTCCTTCGGAACAGTGTGGGTGTGCATTCTCAAAGGACGGCTTACCGTGGGTTGCCCATCTGGTGTGACCTATGCCAATATTAGCAGTGAAATTTCTGGAGCTGATCTGTTCTTTCAGATTAATAAGCTTACCGACGCTTCTTTCAGTGTGTATGGAGCCTGCTTCAAGCAGAGCAAGCCCGGCAGAGTCATATCCTCTGTATTCAAGCTTTGAAAGACCTTCCATAAGGACATTAGAAGCTTTTCTATTACCTATATATCCAACAATTCCGCACATTTTTCAACTCCGGATGAATCTACTCTTTTGTCCTGTATTCTAAGACATTTACATATTTATCGACATCTTTCTTCGGCACAGAACCTTTTAACGGAATTTCCACAATTTCAAGTTTTTTGTAGTAATTCCACATGTCCAGTTCAATGAGATCGCCGGCTTTAACCTTCGTGCTCGGTTTAGCAGAGCGTCCGTTCAGCAGGACAAATCCCTCATCCGCCATTTCGTTTGCAACAGTGCGGCGTTTTATAAGCATTAGAACTTTCAGTAGTTTATCAATACGCATATTTCTTTTGGATGAGTATTTCTTTTCTCTTTTCTGCCAGCCAGTTATCAAAAATCTCTTTTGATCTTTCTTCCTGAAGAGTTTTCACGATGCTGTCTCTTTTGTCGCCTGTTACATTGTCTTTATTCTTAAAGCCTTCTACGTAGAAAACACGGTATGAGCCATGGTCTTCTAATGGTTCAGTAAGCCCTTTTTTTCCTGCTATGGTGTTTCTGATCTCATCATCAAGAAATGCAAGCTCAACCCAGCCTAAGTAGCCGCCGTTATCTGCATTGCCGGATGTGGAAAATTTCATAACAGTTGAACGAAAATCACCGGTATCTTTGAAATCCGCAAGAGCCTTATCGAGCTGCTCTTTGTTGTCAACAGTCATGATCCGCAGTTCATACATATCAGAAAGCTCAAGTGCTGCGGCATTGGCTTCAACATATTTTTTGATATCATCCTCTGTTATTATGATCTTAGGTCTGAACACAGTGCTCATAAGCCTTGCTTTAAGGATGTCTATTTTTATGCTCCATTTATACTGTTCCATTGTCTGGTTGGAAGCAGCGAGGAGCTCAGAGAGTTTATCTTCATCGATGCTGTTCTTTTCAATAATCTCTTTAACAGCCCCATCAACCTCTCTGCTGGAGACACGAACACCTTCTCTGGCTGCTGCCTGTTCGATAACATAGTTGTTAGTCAGCATATCAAGAGCTGCTACATAATACTTATTCAGTTCTTCTTCACGCTTATCGCCTTCAAAGTTTTTGTAGATATACTGAAGTCTTTTCGGGTTAAGTGTCTCAAGCTCGTACTGGGTAATGACTTTTTCCCCGACAACAGCGTAGACCCTGTTTATAATTTCGGCATTGGCACTAACTGCCGCTGCCAGCAACAGTATCAGGATAGATAATTTCAGATTTTTGATACAAGTCATCGATATATTCCCTTACTTTATTTTCCTGCTTTATACCGTAAAGTTCGGCATAAAGCTTCTTTTTAAGTGTGTCAAAACTAATACCGGACTTCTTCTGCACTTCAAGCAGCTTAAAGATGTGATAACCGTAGTCAGACTTCATTATTCCGCTGACCTGTCCGGTTTTCAGGGCGAGAGCTTCTTTAAAGATATCCGGATATTCGTTAACATTGATAAACCCAAGGTCTCCGCCAGCCTCTTTTTCCGGAGCTACAGAGAATTTCTCTGCCACTTCTGAAAAAGGTATCCCCTGTTTGATAAGTCCAAGGGCGTTTTGCGCTGCCTTCTCCTCGTATGTTACAATATGCTGTATATGAGCAGAAACATCGGCATTAAGTTCATTTTTCTTCTCTTCATAAAATGCCTTCAGTTCTTCTTCGCTAATATCTATATCAGAATCAGCAATCTTCTCAAGAAATTTGCCTATTATTATGCGTTGTTTAAGGAGCTCTTTCAGTGAATCAAAATTCATATTAAGCTGTTTTTCAAACTCACTCAGCATCTTCTGCCCTTTGATAGTCTGAAAGGACTCAACAATGTCTTTAAATTTCCCTTCATCAACGACAACGCCTTCTGCCACAGCTTTTTGCAGCAGAAGTCTGTGTTCTATGAAATCCTTGTGGAGCGCTTCCACAACAGCCGGATTGGTTCTTGTCTCTGTGTCCATAACAGAGTTGCTGTATGAGATAAATGCCTCATACTCGTCTTTTGTAATCCTTTCGCCGTTAATTGTGACAAAGGTATTAGCAATCTCCTCTTCGGTAAGCCCGTTCTTTTTACCGGCTTTACCTGGGAAACAGGAAACTAAAGATAAACATAATACAATTGTGATTATTAAAATTTTTGTCTTTTTCATAGCCTCTTAGATTACCTTAAATACGCATATTTTTGCAATAGAGTATTTACATTTCAGACTGTGGGTATTTTAATAAGTTCATTAATGAAAGATACCGTTTTATCAAGGACTTTCTGCTCTTTCTCGAAAAACAGCGACAGGGTGAATTCATTGTCAAACTTTGAGCCTGCGCCGGCATTAGCTATAGCGTCCATAATTCTCTGAGGGTTTGAAGGTGTCCCTTTTGTAAAAACCATCTTAACTTTATTGCTGTAAAGATAGACTTTTTCCATATTTGCAAAGCCTGCCAGTTTTTTTATAAGCATAATGCGCCCCAGATTTTCAGTCTCCGGTTTCAGCTCACCGTAAAGCTCCGAAAGCTCATATAAAAGCTCCCGCACACTATCCATATCCTCAACACCTGAGAACTTACGATAGTAATCAAGCCTGATCTTAGTATCTTCAATATAGTCAGCAGGGATAAAATGCGGAATTGCTGTAATTATCTCCGTATCTGCGGAGATGCTCGTTATCCCTTTCAGGTCTTTCACTGCTTCGTCTATCATGGCGATAAAAAGCTCATACCCGACTTTCACCATGAATCCTGACTGGTCAGCACCCAGCAGGTCGCCTGCACCGCGAAGTTGAAGGTCGTAAAACGCGATCTTCACGCCGCTGCCAAGGTCTGAAAGCTGCTGGATTATCTTAAGTCTCTTTTGTGCAACATCCGACAAAGACGAAAATTGTTCCACCACAAGATAACAGTAACCACGTCTCCCTGAACGCCCGACACGCCCCTTAAGCTGATATATCTGTGCCAGCCCGAGGTGAGCGGCATCATTAATCACTATGGTATTTGCATTTGCAATATCTATTCCGTTTTCAATTATTGCGGTACATACAAGAACATCTGTTTTGCCCGAATAAAACTCCATAAGAATCTTTTCCAGCTCCGAGCTTGTCATCTGACCATGTGCAATGGAAACGTTCGCCCCCGGCAGCATGTTCTTAACACCGGCAGCCACCGTTTGAATATTTTCTACTCTGTTATGGAGGAAAAATACCTGACCGCCCCGTTCAAGCTCCCTCTGGATGGCGTTTTTAACCTCAACATCACGCTTGATAACCTTTGTGATAACGGGCAGCCTGTCAACCGGCGGTGTATCTATGGTTGATATATCCCTTATGCCTGAAAGCGAAAGCTGGAGAGTTCTGGGGATAGGTGTCGCTGAAAGATACAGAACATCAACATTGCTCCGCATAGCTTTAATCTTCTCTTTATGTGCCACGCCAAAGCGTTGTTCTTCATCAATGATCAAAAGTCCGAGATCCTGAAACTCTATCTCTTTGGACAGCATTTTGTGAGTACCTATCAGTATATCCAGATCACCCTTTGAGAGATCAACAAGTATCTGTCTGGTATCTCTTGCAGTCCGGAAACGGCTCACGTAGTCTACCTTTACAGGCAAATCCTTAAACCGTTCAAAAAAAGTCATATAGTGCTGTCTGGCGAGAACTGTGGTGGGGACAAGCACAGCGACCTGTTTCCCTCCGGCAACAGCCTTACATGCGGCACGCATAGCCACTTCTGTTTTACCAAAGCCGACATCACCGCAAACAAGCCTTTCCATAGGCATTGCAGATTCCATATCATTATAAACGTCGTGTATCGCAGAAAGCTGATCATCGGTTTCATCATATTCAAACGACTGCTCGAAATTATCCAGCATGTTTCCGTCATCAGTAAACGAAAAACCTTTCTCTACTTTCCGCTGGGCGTAAAGCTTCAGCAGATCCATGGCTATCTTCTTCGCCCTTGCCTTTGCCTGCGCTTTAACTTTTTTCCACTGCTGTGTCTGAAGAGAGCTGACTCTCGGTCTTGAGCCTTCCGAGCCAATGTATTTTTGTATCTGCCCTATCGAGGATAGCGGCACGTACAGAAATTCACTGTTGTCATACTCAAGCTGTATAAAATCACCTTCCACACCGCCGATGCTCTGGTGCACCAGACCAAGGTAGATTCCTATACCATAATCGACATGAACGACATGATCCCCGGGCTCAAGGTCAGATATAGTTGTGGAGTAAAGTTCTTTTTTACCGCGTTTAGGTCTTTTCTTTGCTGTACCGAATATATCTTCATCTGTGAAAACAGCAAGCATCAGCTTCTCATCTATGAACCCGCCGCGAAATTTTTCTGAATGCAGATAAAGCCCTGCCTTGTCCACCTCTTTATAGTTTTCAACTTTAGCAGGTATAAACGCATAATCCTTTGAAAACTCAGAGAAAAGTTTTGCAAGACGGTCACTTTCTATAGAACATATCACACGGAAAGATTTTTCTGCGTAGCTCTTGATAATATCCATAGCAGCAGACATTGACTGATAAAGATTGCCTTTCTTCCCGGCAAAGAGCATGGCGCTGCTTTTATACCTTGTCCCTTCGCTTTCAGCTGTTGTGATGTCCGCCATCACGTTTACTCTGTCTTCGGTCATATAAAAAAGCATACGTGAAGGTGCAATAAAATTATTGTTCCAGAAGTTTTCACCTTCAGGCATTTTATCATCTATGAGCACACGAAAATCTGTGAAAATCGACCTGTAATCTTCCGTAAAGAACAGAAAATTATAGCTTTCGCTCACATAGTCCATCAGGTTTTCCATATTATGCACAGCGGGGGTCAGCCAGTGACATCCGGCATATTTCCCATATAGCTCTACCTTATCTAAAATATCACTGTCATTTATATATTTCCTGAGGTCATCTACATCAAAAAGAGCTTCTGATGCTGGAAGGAGCCTTACAGTTTTTTCAATTTTGAGAGTGCGTCTCGTACGTATATCAACATAAGATATCCGCTCCGCCTCATCGTCAAAAAATTCTATCAGACAAGGGGTTTCACTATCTGCGGGAAAAACCTCAAGCGTATCGCCTCTGAATGCATATTCTCCTGCACCCTCAACCATTTCCACATGCACATACCCGGAGTAGGCAAGGATATATTCGAGCTCTTCCCGTTCATATGTGCCTCCGACCTTGATATCCGCTGTGGCAGAAGCAAAAACATCTTTCGGTGGTAATGATTTCAGAAGTCCGTACGGAGTAGTGACAAGGATGCAGCTCGCATCAGCGTTCAGCAGAAAGTCCAGAGTGGATGCACGTTTTGCGAAAACCTCCGGCAAAACACGGGCTTCCTCATAAGGATCCTGCGTATACTCAGGAAAACCAAGTACCCGCACACCGGAGAAGAAGAACTCGGCCTCCTGCATGATAAGGTCGTATTCCCTCTTGTTCCCTGCAACAAGAATGCTGACACGCCCCTTCGGTCTGTTGTTATAAAAGTGCCATATGGAGGAACATCCCCAAAGGCTGCTAAGTAAAGACATAAATCAGCCGGCAAACCGCCCGAACATAATCTCGTCTACAAGTTGGCAGATTATGTGTGCGGCTGCTATGTGTATCTCCTGTATTCTGGCAGTATTTTCGGATGGCGACTGAAACAAAAGGTCGCAAAGTCCCTTCATCTTTCCGCCGTCACGTCCGGTAAAGCCCACTATTTTCATGTCGCCCCTAGCTGCTTCACGCAGAGCACGGACAACATTTTCTGAATTACCGCTGGTTGAAATGCCCCACACAACATCGTTTTCGTTGCCGAGAGCACTCACCTGCTTTATAAATACGTCATTAAATTCATAGTCATTGCCAATAGAGGTAAGTATTGATGTGTCTGTTGTGAAAGCTATCGCAGGCAGAGGCGGGCGTTCCATCTTAAAACGGTTCACAAATTCCGCAGCGATATGCTGGGCATCAGCAGCAGAACCTCCGTTGCCGAAGATCATAAGCTTACCGCCGTTAATAAAGCACTGGGCGATCTCGGTTGAGATGGCGATCAGCACAGGGGCAGCTTCAGCAATAAACCTTGTCTGAGTCTCTCTCATCTCATCAAAAATATCTGATATATATTTATCCATAAAAAAACCTACAATTCTTTTTCTATATAATATGTATAGCTTACGTGCAATTTATACAAGTATTTTATCGCCAGACGGCGTTTAACAATTTTTTGTTGTTGACACTATACCTCAGTTGGTTTATTTAAACAGTATGAATAACAGGGAAAATTTCGGGCTCAACTTTTTTGGCTATTTTTTTTACTTCTTTTTTAACACTGAAGGTGTAGCCGTCTAAGTCCGACCTGTAACAACAAAATATGCAAACAGGCCGCAGCGGCTTCACTTTTGAAGCTGTATGCGGCTTTTTTTATGCCCAAATTCGGACATGATAGGTAATTAATATAAACGGAGGATCAAAATGATCGTAGTAATGAAGATCGGAGCATCACAGGAAGAGCTCAATAATGTCACTCAGGCAGCAGAAGAGCTGGGTTTCTCTTCCCACGTTATCGAAGGGAAAGAGCGCAATGTCGTCGGACTGGTCGGCATCGCAGGTCAGCGAGACAAGATGAATGTTATCGGGCAGCTCGCAGGTGTTGAAAACATTGTCCCAATCAGCAAACCATATAAGCTTGCAAGCCGTGAGGTGAAGCCGGAGCCAAGCATAATCGATGTTTGCGGTGTAAAATTCGGCGGTGAAAACATACCTGTTATAGCAGGACCTTGCTCTGTGGAAAATGAAGAGGGGGTCATCAAAACGGCAGAATTCATCAAAGCGGCAGGAGCACAAATGCTCCGCGGCGGTGCCTTCAAACCACGTACATCACCATACTCTTTCCAGGGGCTTGAAGAAGACGGGCTTAAAATACTCGCAAAAGCCAGAGAAGCAACAGGGCTTCCCATTGTCACAGAGGTCACAAACCCGAGATATGTTGATATGGTATACAAATACGCAGACATGTTTCAGGTTGGTGCAAGGAACGTGCAAAACTTCGCACTCCTCTCTGAACTGGGGAAAACTGACAAGCCTGTCCTCCTGAAAAGAGGTATGTCCACCACAATAGAAGAATACCTCAACGCAACTGAATACATCCTCTCAGAAGGGAACAAAAACGTAAT
This window of the Denitrovibrio acetiphilus DSM 12809 genome carries:
- a CDS encoding DDE-type integrase/transposase/recombinase, encoding MIAVNQVLISDTGDTIRILWIEEDYSKAFVIDIDGNSFPVMMMMPEIEEYKPITDQYSALVEGEFTEKAESIRDKRWEIIKDLVNKVPDIFNRSLRGKLVAGVVSKKVSSEKYIYAYLKQYWQRGMTKNALVPDYHNCGTGNRSADAKLPGRKPKNANRIQSIKITPEIMKIFMTVFRERNKDADKISLQKAYENMRNEYFADEIRKTEGTQYIPSYRQFVRRYNEEFGLEAQLRAVKGDKAYEKDHRPILGNSTQEAYGPGSKYQIDATVGDVYLVSEFNRKKIIGRPVIYFCVDVFSRMVAGMYIGLEGPSMAGASMAIINCGEDKVEFCKKYGVEIEKEDWPVENLPATFLGDNGEMKGITPENMIRNFGIKVQTTGTYRADAKGIVERFFRTINEKVKPELPGFVMPDHRQRGGEDYRLDAKMNLNEFIAYLIPKIILHNRTIINRYPFDDQLAKADIMFKPKDLWSWGIKKRAGLLREVDLEQLKASLLFHKKALVTESGIRHHEDLFYTFPIAMQEGWFVRKEGKKSVKVDLAYNPRNPREAYVFYKKKYHRAYPTMDSDILKYNLEDYVFYQECLEHQKAMDESNALLDSLNAHEQSKKILSEAKAKADKVIHTESKTKRTKEIRSNRALEKTFQRQKENDVASESNQAEVISINRKEPDSSKKAMADKLRKLRNKKFNRGD
- a CDS encoding heteromeric transposase endonuclease subunit TnsA translates to MATIFDEKTILKRIAEGRGTGEYENYKPWLTVRDVPSSQSRSNRPLGWKTQREHHLLSDLEYYYFLFLEWHDNILDIREQYPLDRDETIKIANETGLRHPYMHDTYQVMSTDFLVLLKDGSYAARTVKEAKDLENENVIVKFSIEQIYWQRKGISWGIATRNEIDDIYAKNLEIVHPAKYALEEYNNTQVINYIIKRLSTSKSTVDAILEETDEVFGLEIGTALLIYKSLIANKIVSIDMFQKFNIGISADEVNIILDVKEKMA
- the glmS gene encoding glutamine--fructose-6-phosphate transaminase (isomerizing), which gives rise to MCGIVGYIGNRKASNVLMEGLSKLEYRGYDSAGLALLEAGSIHTERSVGKLINLKEQISSRNFTANIGIGHTRWATHGKPSFENAHPHCSEGLAIVHNGIIENYLELKTMLKEKGYIFHSETDTEVVAHLIKSNYDGDLKDAVQHSLRQIIGSYGLAVISMSEPDMLIIGRKDSPLVIGIGDGEMFAASDIPAVLSYTREFVFLEEGDLAVLKKDSFVIYDNDGKSVNREVRMIDWNPVMAEKAGYNHFMQKEIYEQPRAIIDTIRGNYSLENSSVSFPDFNIIKDAVKDLNRIVIVACGTSWHAGLIAKFYIEKFAKMPVEVDIASEFRYRSLVIDEKTLFVAITQSGETADTLSALRVAKKMGAKIMSVCNVVGSSISRESDSVIYTHAGPEIGVASTKAFTTQVISLFMFAMFLGQERKILSRDECGRYLAEVVRLPEVIENVLSKDDLILSLAKQFKDASDFLYLGRNVNFPVALEGALKLKEISYIHAEGYAAGEMKHGPIALIDKTLPVFVLCPKSSVYEKVASNVEEVKTRDGIVIAVVTEGDEGLKDICDYMIEIPDIIEELSVFPTVVATQLFSYHCAHLLGLDVDQPRNLAKSVTVE
- a CDS encoding RNA-binding S4 domain-containing protein; translation: MRIDKLLKVLMLIKRRTVANEMADEGFVLLNGRSAKPSTKVKAGDLIELDMWNYYKKLEIVEIPLKGSVPKKDVDKYVNVLEYRTKE
- a CDS encoding peptidylprolyl isomerase, translated to MTCIKNLKLSILILLLAAAVSANAEIINRVYAVVGEKVITQYELETLNPKRLQYIYKNFEGDKREEELNKYYVAALDMLTNNYVIEQAAAREGVRVSSREVDGAVKEIIEKNSIDEDKLSELLAASNQTMEQYKWSIKIDILKARLMSTVFRPKIIITEDDIKKYVEANAAALELSDMYELRIMTVDNKEQLDKALADFKDTGDFRSTVMKFSTSGNADNGGYLGWVELAFLDDEIRNTIAGKKGLTEPLEDHGSYRVFYVEGFKNKDNVTGDKRDSIVKTLQEERSKEIFDNWLAEKRKEILIQKKYAY
- a CDS encoding peptidylprolyl isomerase yields the protein MKKTKILIITIVLCLSLVSCFPGKAGKKNGLTEEEIANTFVTINGERITKDEYEAFISYSNSVMDTETRTNPAVVEALHKDFIEHRLLLQKAVAEGVVVDEGKFKDIVESFQTIKGQKMLSEFEKQLNMNFDSLKELLKQRIIIGKFLEKIADSDIDISEEELKAFYEEKKNELNADVSAHIQHIVTYEEKAAQNALGLIKQGIPFSEVAEKFSVAPEKEAGGDLGFINVNEYPDIFKEALALKTGQVSGIMKSDYGYHIFKLLEVQKKSGISFDTLKKKLYAELYGIKQENKVREYIDDLYQKSEIIYPDTVAGSGS